One genomic segment of Caloranaerobacter ferrireducens includes these proteins:
- the ortA gene encoding 2-amino-4-oxopentanoate thiolase subunit OrtA: MNKAKKGDWVRIYNVVLKPEERAPQVPDDTKKVPLEMWVKGFLLNEEAKIGDEVEIETYIGRKIKGKLVEINPYYNHDYGKCIPELMFIGRQLRGILEDGEDNE; encoded by the coding sequence ATGAATAAGGCTAAAAAAGGAGATTGGGTAAGAATTTATAATGTAGTTCTTAAGCCTGAAGAAAGAGCTCCACAAGTTCCTGACGATACTAAGAAAGTTCCTTTAGAAATGTGGGTTAAAGGTTTTTTATTAAATGAGGAAGCTAAAATTGGTGATGAAGTAGAAATAGAAACTTATATTGGCAGAAAAATTAAAGGTAAGTTAGTAGAAATAAATCCATACTATAACCACGATTATGGAAAATGTATACCTGAATTAATGTTTATCGGTAGACAATTGCGTGGTATCCTTGAGGACGGTGAAGATAATGAATAG